From the genome of Parazoarcus communis, one region includes:
- a CDS encoding RNA pyrophosphohydrolase, producing MLDREGYRPNVGIILVNTRNEVFWGKRIREHSWQFPQGGIKHGETPEQAMYRELFEEVGLRPEHVKILGRTRGWLRYDVPKHWIKREWRNTYRGQKQIWFLLRLVGRDTDVCLRASTHPEFDAWRWNDFWVPLDAVIEFKRQVYQLALTELSRVLFRARSFELPDAYRLDEGPSA from the coding sequence ATGCTCGATCGTGAAGGCTATCGCCCGAACGTCGGCATCATCCTGGTCAACACGCGTAATGAGGTGTTTTGGGGTAAGCGCATTCGTGAGCACTCGTGGCAGTTCCCTCAAGGTGGCATCAAGCACGGCGAAACGCCGGAGCAGGCCATGTATCGGGAATTGTTCGAGGAGGTCGGCTTGCGCCCCGAGCACGTCAAGATCCTCGGCCGCACGCGCGGCTGGTTGCGCTATGACGTTCCCAAGCACTGGATAAAGCGGGAATGGCGCAACACCTATCGCGGACAGAAACAGATCTGGTTTCTGCTGCGACTGGTTGGGCGTGATACGGATGTATGCCTGCGCGCCAGTACTCATCCGGAGTTCGATGCCTGGCGTTGGAACGACTTCTGGGTTCCGCTCGATGCGGTCATCGAGTTCAAGCGTCAAGTGTACCAACTGGCGCTGACGGAACTGTCCAGAGTGCTGTTTCGCGCCCGCTCTTTCGAACTGCCCGATGCCTACCGGCTTGACGAAGGACCTTCCGCCTGA